In Vigna angularis cultivar LongXiaoDou No.4 chromosome 8, ASM1680809v1, whole genome shotgun sequence, one DNA window encodes the following:
- the LOC108344204 gene encoding acidic endochitinase, with product MAFPKPELSAFLLFALVVLSFTAPSAAADCGTGAGEISVYWGQKSEAIEGTLESLCSSGNYNIVIIQSLLVYDDGREPTINLADHSAKLQPEIEYCQQNNIKVFLSIGQDALARKAKSHGHYSSSSSSSDSTAAAEKLASYLLEKYLSGNAGPLGSVALDGINIADVADGENLKWDEVVKAINASTTDRKIYLGAGPECVYPDYYLGKVIGTGLIDYIWVEFFYQNPCIYANGDASNLLKEWNKWSAGVPGSKIFLGLVAADDASIAGYIPPEDLISKVLPTVSQSSNYGGVAIWDRALDIANNYTAQIKSSVPKGCICVCNGDDAWNRFYGLGSASLSRSV from the coding sequence ATGGCTTTCCCAAAACCAGAGTTAAGTGCATTCCTCCTCTTTGCCCTTGTAGTCCTCTCCTTCACAGCCCCTTCCGCCGCAGCCGACTGTGGCACCGGCGCCGGTGAAATTTCCGTCTACTGGGGCCAAAAGTCCGAAGCGATTGAGGGCACCTTAGAGAGCCTATGTTCCAGTGGGAACTACAACATCGTCATCATCCAAAGCCTTCTTGTGTACGATGATGGCAGAGAACCAACTATAAACCTGGCAGATCATTCCGCCAAGCTACAGCCAGAAATAGAATACTGCCAACAAAACAACATCAAAGTATTCCTTTCCATTGGCCAAGACGCATTAGCCCGAAAAGCCAAAAGCCACGGCCACTACTCCTCCAGCTCCTCCAGCTCCGACTCCACAGCAGCAGCAGAAAAGCTTGCAAGCTACCTCTTGGAGAAGTACCTCAGTGGCAACGCTGGTCCACTGGGAAGCGTAGCCCTAGATGGCATCAACATTGCTGACGTGGCGGACGGTGAAAACCTTAAATGGGATGAAGTTGTGAAGGCCATTAACGCATCCACAACCGACAGAAAAATCTACTTGGGTGCAGGACCGGAGTGTGTGTACCCGGATTATTACCTTGGGAAGGTAATCGGCACTGGGCTTATTGACTACATCTGGGTTGAGTTCTTCTACCAGAACCCTTGCATTTACGCAAACGGAGACGCTTCAAATCTTTTGAAAGAATGGAACAAATGGAGCGCCGGTGTTCCCGGTAGCAAAATATTCTTGGGCCTCGTTGCTGCCGACGATGCAAGCATAGCAGGGTACATACCACCCGAAGATCTTATTTCTAAGGTTCTGCCAACCGTAAGCCAATCTTCCAACTATGGTGGGGTAGCCATTTGGGACAGAGCCCTTGATATCGCTAATAACTACACTGCTCAGATAAAAAGCAGCGTCCCAAAAGGTTGCATATGTGTGTGTAATGGTGATGATGCATGGAACCGTTTCTATGGTCTTGGTTCTGCGTCGCTGAGCAGGTCCGTTTGA
- the LOC128193390 gene encoding uncharacterized protein LOC128193390, translating into MQCISFSLMFSVHRLCYLLLFFSLRVLGLARFRIDDSFLGENGCLMVQALVDSEGRTLASTGLGGQLSGDIGSLSELEILIGHIPVIDEKGMIGMVSIGDVVHVVVREHRQEFEHLNAFIQGGY; encoded by the exons ATGCAATGCATTTCATTCTCTTTGATGTTCTCGGTGCATCGATTGTgttatttgcttttgttctttAGTTTAAGGGTTTTAGGGCTGGCTAGGTTCAGAATTGACGACTCGTTTTTGGGTGAAAATGGGTGCTTGATGGTTCAAGCGTTGGTGGATTCCGAAGGGAG aaCACTGGCAAGTACTGGTTTGGGTGGTCAGCTTTCTGGAGATATTGGATCACTGTCTGAATTGGAGATTTT AATCGGGCACATTCCTGTGATTGATGAGAAGGGGATGATTGGAATGGTGTCCATTGGAGATGTGGTTCATGTTGTGGTGCGCGAGCACCGTCAAGAGTTTGAGCATTTGAATGCTTTCATACAAGGGGGTTATTAG
- the LOC128193770 gene encoding uncharacterized protein LOC128193770 codes for MGHQQKQSGIYGFHNMPKDKKETSEFVKILGSKVILSFMLIYNCHLCPLLTCFIYFSWSTRKIFAVNHTSTIGNNFTLDLDTKQCSCRKWIISVIPCCHAIATMNYSNLDLENFIPTCFRRSTYEEAYASIIFPLNGHLLWERTTFPDLLPPVKRKLLGRPKKKRRLEAWELTNDDTQMRVGGHRKKCSICRQRGHNKNNCPLCPQPAETIEAMDETQPSQAPPTTQSPLPSQLPSPQSTHPPMSRTKLHDRRKATYMIWIYYVLCLRTLFLYFDDDVMWFMNFN; via the coding sequence ATGGGCCACCAACAGAAGCAAAGTGGCATCTATGGATTTCACAATATGCCCAAAGATAAAAAAGAGACTTCAGAATTTGTCAAGATTTTGGGTTCCAAGGTAATATTGTCATTTATGTTGATATACAATTGTCATTTATGTCCTTTGTTGACGTGCTTTATTTATTTCAGCTGGTCTACACGAAAGATTTTTGCGGTTAACCACACTTCAACCATTGGGAACAATTTCACACTGGACCTGGACACTAAACAATGTAGCTGCAGAAAGTGGATTATCAGTGTCATCCCATGCTGTCATGCAATTGCAACAATGAACTACTCAAATTTAGACCTAGAGAATTTTATACCCACTTGCTTTAGAAGATCCACATATGAAGAGGCGTATGCCTCCATCATTTTTCCACTGAATGGTCACCTGCTATGGGAAAGAACAACCTTCCCTGATCTACTGCCGCCAGTGAAGAGGAAGTTGCTTGGGAggccaaagaaaaaaaggaggTTGGAGGCATGGGAGCTAACTAACGATGACACCCAAATGCGTGTTGGTGGGCATAGAAAGAAATGTAGCATTTGCCGTCAGAGGGGGCACAACAAGAATAACTGCCCTTTATGTCCCCAGCCAGCAGAAACAATAGAGGCAATGGACGAAACACAACCATCACAAGCACCTCCAACTACCCAATCCCCTCTACCATCACAGCTACCAAGTCCCCAATCAACGCATCCACCAATGTCGAGGACAAAATTACATGATAGAAGAAAAGCTACTTATATGATTTGGATCTATTATGTACTGTGCTTAAGAACTTTATTTCTTTACTTTGATGATGATGTAATGTGGTTCATGAACTTTAATTAA